The DNA region TCACAAGAGATAAGAGCATTCCCTAGTAGTTATCTCTTTGTTTATGGTTGAAATAGTTATCCCTTATCATAGTCTCAATTCAAGTCATTTCATAACTTTCCGAAGTTGTTAACATTTCATGTTTGGAAAATGCACTGCCACACATTTCAAAAGCATGAAATAGTTGCTTTTAAAAAAGTTTATGCAATTATGAGGATGTGAATTGCGTACCAAACATATTGGTTATGACAAAGATATTGATGTGTATGGAGCATTATTGATTTATCagataaaatacttttcatGGAAGCCACGTATTGATTTATCAGATTTTGGAAGTATCTTTTAAATACCAACTGATACTTACAGATCTTCATCTAAATTGAAGGTATAAATATGACGTATTTAGAAAGATAAAGTATTGAGCCATCATTGActgaaaaaataacaaataatattGTGATATATGTCCATTTTTTGTTAGTACTATTATAAGctcaaaaaatttatttttgaggTTAGTTTTTTACTCCTCAAGAGCCAAATCTAATACTCCTATCTGCATATCAATGCATAAATGTTTTTTAATTATGTGAGTCAAATTGGGCCTttgaatctatcttttgataaataaaaaaaaaaggtaaaaacaaGTTGCCAAGAGCAATGAATGAGTTCAACAGCTCAAAGGAATAAGAAGGATTAAAAAATAGGGGAAAACTTAGGTGCAGTGCCTTACATGCTGTTTTTACTGTTAACAAGTGGTAATAGGACACCTGGATAATTTTATACACATCATCAATGCTCAATTCTAAAGGAAGTTAACACCGTCACCCTCCGTTACCCTCTTGTTAACCTCTGAAAGAGTATTATCTCTTTTTTCTCACAGATTGACCTCCGCTCCCTTCGTATTCCTGGGTTATGCTTCATTCCCTGCAGCTGATATGGTGCGTAAGGAACTGGTTTATGATGCTGAGTCTGTAAGTTCTGCATAATGGTGAATTGCTTGATAAAAGAGGTGGGACGCGGGTCTTTTAGCTGCGTGATACTTCAGGTTCTGCAAAGTTTGTCTTTCCCTTTGCGTTTTTGTATTCATGGCTTAAATGGATTATGTCTCAGCTCTCTATTACCCTTCTGTTTCTGCTTGATAACCATcactgttttgttttgttttgttttgtgcaAATAAGTGTTTTGTAAATTGAACATAAGGTGTTTGTTGATTTGTCTTacccaaaatttcagaaccGATTCTTTCAAATAACAATTCGAAATTTATATGGTACAATTGTAAGTATTCAACTAATTGAGTTTGGAATTCTGACTTTGATTTTTCAATTACAGGTTAAAGTTTGTCTAATGTCCTTGTTCCTCTTCTAGGTAATAAGCTAGCTAGAAAGGCTATTGTTGCTTTCCATGAATCTATCCCTGCTATTACAAGTTTACAGCTTATGCTCAAGTATCAATGCAAGAATGAAGTGATCAAAGCGTATAAACACACATGACAATTTATCCAGGATGACTTGGTTTAATCACAAAGTTGCTGGTTGAAAAGTATTTCACTAGGATGACTTGGTGGATTTTGGTGAGCAGCTGGTCAAGGAAAATTGGGTATTAAAGCTTCTAGTAGTGTAATAAGTTAGAGTGAACTATGGTAGTCTAGGTTCTATGTAATGTAGTCTCTTTTGTACCAAATGGCAAGTGATATGGCTATCTATGTCTGCAGAATTATATCAGTGTGCTGCTTTGGGTGTTTCAATTTGTTTGCTGGGTGTAGCACTGACATGAATGGCTTTCTAATATATTTCTATCATTGGTTTCTCAGATTTCAAGATTTGCTGCTATAACAAAGTAATTTAGTGTTAATGTGTTTTAGTAACAACAAAGTTTTCATTGAATTTGAAATACAACTTAACTAAGGGGAAAATGCTCTGACTATCCCTCACGTTCACAAACATTGTTGTGTACTACTATGAACTGATTTTTAAGAGGAAGATATTGGAATGCTATTGCTAATTCAGTCCTGTACATGAAGGATTATACTTAGCTTTTTACTAGACATGCTATTGGAATACTCATGTTAACTCTAACAAAGCATTTTGCTTGGCTTTGTCTCATGTAATTGGAAGTTAACAAATAAAGGCTTACAATGAACCACTTTGCGGGATATAAATCAATTTCCATTCTCATTCatcatagaaaataaaaatcatttcaTTACATGCTAATGATATAGCCATATCACTTGCCATTTGGTACAAAAGAGCCTACATTACATAGAACATACACTATCATAGTTCATTCTaactaataaaaagagaaaaaaatctaCAGCAAATGAAAAAATCTACAGCCAATTAAACCAGCAAAAAATAGGAAGAGGTCCATAATTGTGATAATTGCAGCCGCACACTTAAAGAGGTTTCTAACACTACCATACACTTTGCTAACCACTGCCACCTTCTTTGTgtgattttcctcttcaaagTGCCACAAGCTGCATTTGGACACACCCTTCTGCTCAATAATAGACTTGCAACACATTCAAGTGCCCTTGCCCAGCTCAGGTACCATCAAAGCGGCAAAGGTccaaattcactctcaaaagcTTTTAATATCAGAAGCTTATAGGCCTTCAACTACCACCTTCCTTGTGTGATTTTCCTCTTCAGTACCCCAGCTGCATTTGAATTTTAGTTTCAAATTTTACTCTGCTCTGTCACAGACCTTCAAATTGGGGTTCTGACTTCTGACGCCAAACACCAGCAACAGAAATCTAAAACCTTCCCTTTAATCATGGATTCCAATTCTTCCATAAACCTTCCTTCCACCCACAGATCTGCTCAAACAATAACATAATGCCCAAGTACCCACGTTCCGTTTCCAATTACAAACCCTTCCAGGCAAACAAATTATAACTTTTCCACATAAAACAATAAATGGGTCTGCTGCATAACCTCAATATGAAATGGGTCTGCTGCATAACGTgaagttagagagagagagagtgaatgGAAGGCTTGGAAGAAGGGGAAGGAAAGAAGCAGCGTGAATGCAGAATCACAAATGAAGACATGCCCAACGACCAGCGTGTTTGCCGTAATCGGTGTACAGAAGCCAGAAGGTGTTTGTTGTGGTGGGAGGCAGAGTGAAAAGGGGGAGAAAGAAACCCTTTTTAAGAGATAACGGAGGTTAACGGTgtgaaatttaatataattagattttgGTGAGGTTTAATTATAATCCACGTGTTTTATTCCTATTAGCAAACAGCACCAACAGCAGGTATACAACTGCACCTAAGTTTCAATAATAttatcttcacacctctctttgaggtggagagaggtggaatgaagagagagataggaagaaaagaaaaagtaagagagagaaagtattaaatgtgatagatgataagaggagagagataaaaataaaaggaggtggaaatgaagtgtttcaaaaatgaggtgtgtatatatcattactccctAAGTTTTTCCCTAAAAAATAATGTTGAAGATAAAATGAAGGCATTAATTAATTGCATTTATGTTTGCGGAAACTAATTGCACTCCGCACTTAAGAGTGTTGAATACAAAACATACAAACCGcattcattttatttatttatttgcagACAAATGTAAAATTGGGATGGTATAAGAATGTAGGAAAATGTAAAATTGGGATAAGAATGTAAGAGGGTGGTAGTGTGGTACCAAATGCTTTAAATGAATTGTtatatttttaaagaaattCCTATTAAAACAATAGGAATCAAAATAATGTAAGTGAACTTTATGTAAAAAAATGATGTTAGTGTATATAATAATCCTAAATCATTGAATGGTTATAAGGTTATGGAAAAAGCACACTTTACAATCAAATaaagtttaaatttaaaataaggcTTCCTTTTGAGGCCACCTAATTAGTGAAGTCACATGACATGTAATAAAGGTAACAATGGTTTCAAATATCCATGAcctttattataaaaaaatctaTGACCTTTTTCCATCTCTTACTCATCTCCATTCCCATGATGGGTCCTCCTCCCTTGAAACAAAAGAACGATGCATAACTTCTACCATATTTATAAAACAAATCATTAAGTTATGAACGATTAATTTGTTCTATTTAATCAAATCTTTTGCCTTTGTCTACTTTCATTGTTTGCTGCTCgatatttattttactttgcattgtttgcaagtaTATTGTCTTTAAGCCCACCAACCactccatcttcttctttattCATTTGTTGCATTGATACTTTAAATTTATGCCCCATAATCATTGCATTGTCacctatcttttttttttttttttttttctatttttcttagtTCAGCATATTCACTATAAAAGTAGTGACTAATTCTCTTGCTGCAAATGCTTGCATTAAGAGTTCAACATATTCACTATAATAGTAGTGACTAATTCTCTTGCTGTAAATGCTTGCATTAAGCGGTAAATTACTGACCACAATATGCGTTCTATTCTTATGAATGAAGATCGAACCTCCAACTTCATGATTAAGGGACGAAGTGGGCTAACCACTACATCATACATtgtaattttattgttatttattattatatatttagcCTGAATCCACCTAAGTAGAACGTTGTTTCTCGTTTGTGATGGAAAACACCCATCCCAGTTCATTGATAGAGAAGTATGATTTTGTCACGTTAATCCAAATATGAATCGACATTGAATTTAACTGAAATTTAGACATACAATACTTTGTTTGAATTTGTGTTGGTGAATGTGAAAACACATTTGTTCAATTCAATAAGTTCATTTCATCGGATGAATGTGCATTGAAAATTTTGATTCCAATTTACGGCGTATCGAATATTATTTTGAATTGAAAATCAAACAGATGCTAAAACGATTATGAAAGAATATTGATTGTATTGGAAATAATGAATAAATTCATTAAGAAAGGAAGAAGGAATGGTTGACATTTGAGGAGAAACAAAGCCTGATGATCAATCATGAATTGTTGGAGAACTCAAACATCTCCCAAAAAGGGAAGTAAAAAAATTCCTATGTACCTTATTTTCAGTTTTAGATGAAGAAGGTGAATGGGGGGCAATTCCATCATCATCATGTAACCTTCTTCTTCCTACAATGTTACTTTGCAATTGTGACACATTATCTTCCTTGGTTGTTTTGTTCTTCCCCGTGGATGAGGCAGCAACATTAGTAGTACCCTTTGGTTCTATGAATTGCAAATGATCTTGCCATATCTTCCCAGAAGATCCTTGTCTTCGaaatgaaaaagatgatctCTGCAAAGTGTTCATGATTTTAGAATTTCCTCCAATCTGttattttatgaagaaaaaaacaccCTTCTTTCAATAAACGGATTACATAACTGATTTTGATTAGGAAAGATGATTGCATGAGCTCTGGATAAAGCATTTTTATCTGGTTATAAGGATATGGCTCTAATTGATTCATTTGGCCTGGAAATGCAAATATAGTAAATAACTTTCTATATTTATGTCTTATCCATACAATTTTGACTGATTCCTTTAATTTTCAGTCTGATTCAGTCTCTATATTTGGAATCCAACAATTTCTTTCATCTACTGTTTTGTTCATGCTATATTTCAGGGATGTGAATAATAGTAGAGCGACAGTACAATATGTGTTTccttctctgttttttttttctttccttttatcttttgtttttgTCAAACTTCTTTTCCATTTAACTAAGTATGGATTTCATCTTTTTGAATGAAGTTTAAGTTTTAAAAAGATTTACTTAATTGATTTTTGTCCCTTTTGTTTATATGTTTTTTCTGGTAAGCCGTTTTGTTTATTTGTGATTTTGGGCCCTAGTTTTTTTTCGTGTTAATTAAGTCCCTCTTAAAACTAAGAAATTTGGTGACTCTCTCAATTTTCATATGTATAAAACCATCAAATCCTCAATTTCTTTTTATAtacaattttaaaagttaaaaaataaaagtagcAAACATTTGTTAAATTCTGAAGGAAATTGtggttttttttaattgttgatTGAATTTTGATATTTTGATTAGTGAATTTTTATGGGAATAACATCTACAATGAATAAGTTAATTCAATTTGTgaatatttcttaaaaaaaacaaaaatttgaagTTTTATGTAGCCTAATAATGATATGGGATCTTGATTTGCAGCaattaaaaagttaaaaaactaAATTTGCTTAAAAATTATTGGGGTATATATTTTGTTCCATGTTtggtaaatttttattttaccaAAAGGGTTCTGGTGAAACCAAAAGTGATATTAGAGGCATTTTtataacgaaaaaaaaaattgaaagtaaCAGATTGGGATTGTCTTAATGACCCTAGGCAAAGTTTGGCCTAATtaatcattttcttttcaaaagcaaaatgatatatattaataaaagctCAATCCTAAAAAAGATTGAATAGTATAAAGccccaaaaaaaacaaaaccgaataaaattactaaaaaccAAAAAGCCTCGAAACAACCATGAATCGACAAGAACCCAACCGTAAAGATCCCTACCAAACCAAAACCCAACCACAAAGAACCCAATGACATGAATGAGTGCTTCAAGTCCAAACGACAACACCTAAATCACTATAATCTTAAATATAGCAATCAGGACGGAACTAGGTTGTAAGCATTTGGGGCGCTGGCCCCTGTGCTCATACAAGTTAATATATGTGTATACCATAGTAAAATCTATATTCGCCCCCCACTCCTTAtacagggccggtcccgacattttggaggccctgggttgataataaaaatggacccctaaatttttttttggagaaagtttaataGGTGCACTAAACCAAAAAAAAGACCTTTTACGGCGCTTTGGACCTCTAGCCGCTGTAAAATAGTATACAGCGGTACGAAGCGCTGTAAAAGATGGACTATTTACAGCGCTTGTTTAAGCAAAAACGCTGTAAAAAATATTCGAATTTTTTTTgaggccccttctttttggaggccctaggttgtgggcctgcttgcacaggcccagggccggccctgtcCTTATATAGTGTAATATACTACACAGCCTCTAGCACTTTTAAGAAATGAGAAAACCTTACTTTTCCACCACCACTTCCTATTATTAGTTGAATAATGTTATGTAAAGCTTACTCTTTTTATTTGAACATAATATATAATGGTTTGTACACACTTACATTAAGAGTATGATAAAAGGAGAAGAGAGGTAAATAAAAAGTGTTATttgatgtgatagaaaatgtagagatataaaaagagaaataaattaaaaagaaatgaaagagaaagagaagtgtGAATAAATTATTACTCTTTTTAgttagataaaaaaattatagttatgCAGGTGCTTGTGGATTATGTGGACAGGTGCTGGAATCCGCTGAGCATCTGTTTATTCAGTGTAATATGATATGGCCAAGCTAGTGTGCTATTCTGCAGCGTGAGGGTGTATGTTGGGTTGTGCCCCGTAAGGTAAATGATATGATGCTTCAATGGAGTGAGCTGAGAAATGTATCTGATCGTGTGGTATGGGATATGTTTCCTTATGCACTTGTTTGGACGATTTGGTTGGAACGCAATGCAGTGACTTTTAATAATAAAGAATTCAGTGTACAGTATATGTGGGACTTGCATATTGCAAGAGTAGCTTGGTGGGTGAAGGCGTCTTGGAAGAGTTGTCCTTATAGTGCAGTTCATTTTGCACAAGGACCACAATTTGTTTATCTGCCAAAGCCGGTAAAAACACGAATACAGCAGCAGTGGAAACCACCGGCAGAGCCAATCCTAAAACTTAATGTGGATAGCTCTTCTTTAGGAACGCCAGGACGCAGTGGCGTCGGAGGGGTGTTGAGGAATCATCGTGGAATGATGGTGGGATACTTTGCTCTTCATGTGGAGGATATGTGGGCGTATGAGGCAGAGGTGCATGCTATTTATCAGGCTCTTTTGTTTTCTGAACAATTCAAATTTAAAACATTGGTTATTGAAAGTGACTCGACGCTTGCGGTGGGGTGGGTTGCAAATAGAGGGCGAAGACCGTGGAAATTGTTTCAAATTTTGAGCAAAATTGATCATCTTATGCAGCTGGTGAATTGTTTAAGTGTGACTCATGTGCTGAGGGAATGTAATGGGGTTGCGGATATTCTAGCAAAAAGTGGCAGGGATGGAAGTGTAGTGGCATGGCAAGTGTGTGATGAAGGGACACCTTTTACTATCACTGGAGGGTTATAGTTTTATTATCTAACTGTCCACGGGCAGGGTGTGCATTAATCTTCTGGTTTTCTCCTTATTTTGTTATTGCTGACAGTATCTGAATGTTGACTGGGGTGGAGTTTATTAGGAGGGGTACTGTGTTGTTTTGGTGGTGGTTCGGTTATGTAGTGATATTGGTTCTATCCAGGGGTGGAGCCAGAATATAATTGTGGGGGTGACTAAAGACCAAATGATATGTtgcttaaaaaaattcaaatttccacATGTATAATATATTTGTAGCAAGCTTGACAATATTAAAGGAAAACCAAAGACTATTGAACTCCTTATATTTGTAGCTCTCGATGATGAAATAATTTGTAGCAAATATTGGTTTGAAGTACCTTATACCTCTTTTCATTATACttaattttaattaactttTTAATAATGGTGGCTAATTATTGTAAACTGAATTACTATTAGCAATTTAAAAATAAGTATCATATATTTAGTGTTGCAACATGAGTCCAAGGTGGGACGgtgaaaaactcaaaaaataaataaaaatatgtataAAGTCTCCACCCTTAGATTTGAATAAAAGAGTAGTTTTTATTGAGATTTGATGAAAATAAGAATTGAACACATTTATATAATGGAATTACATAAATAAGTAACTACATGACACATGAATCCCATATTTACGATGAAACAAAACAAGCACTGTTATCatcttcttatttttaattaaataattaatagttTACATagtaattagttattattattatctttctTAAAGAATAcctaccaaaaaaatatttcttaaagAATAGGGATGGAACAACACCAGGCCGTAAGGCCCTGAGACAAAAAGGGCTAATAGCCCAAATCTCAAATTGACCAAttcttataataatattttaatatagaagcaaaagaaatagtaaaatagtaaaaataaaacCTAAAAGAAAGATGGGGAGAAGTTGGGCGCCGCCTAGCAAAGAAAGAACTCATAGAAGGGGTTGGTCTCACACTCTCACTTACAGATACTAGGATTGTACCCGTGCCATGCACGGGGCACGAGGTCACTAATTTGTAtgtgtaaaaaataattatatgtgAAGGATGTAAATTATGTAAATGTAAATTATGTAATTAACATTGTTAATGTGATTCAAGTTGTTAGaaacttttttcttttgaacagaAGTTGTTAGAAACTTAACcacatattaattttaaaagtatCTAAAACTCtttaaatttgtttgttttcatTGTGTATCTCTAATAATTATCATCActtttatattataatagaaTTACGGTTATTGTTAGATTAGATACTACACATTCTTTTCCACGGCTGAAATTTTGCAGGTTATGTATTTTGAGACAGAAACTAATttcatttataaatatttttttaagaaatagaATGAATATTGCAACAGAGATAAAACCCACCAtcctttttttaagaaatagaATGAAATAGAAATAGAATGAATATTCCTCCCCTCACCTTATGAACCAAAGATAAAACCCCGCCCCTCTACTGAACCATAGAGACTATAAAGCACACATGAAGAGTACAAATTCAAGAGTGCTAGGACATAGTAATCTTATGACAAAATCCCACCATCCCAAAAACTGAAACAAACCAATTAGGAAATCATAATCTAAAACAAAGAAACCAAATGAGCATAGTAAATTGAAGAGCGAATTGGTCAATAGTTTATCCCACATGTGCATTCatagtttattttttttgaaaggccaattttttttttattaagaagcacaaggggtgcttcGCCCCAACAAAAGATACAATTAAAGGTTCATGAAAGCAAAAGCCCTCCTAGACATAATGTAATCATACAACTCAGCTCAATAAGTCTATCAGCCAAAAAAGAGAGTAAGAAATAGCCCATGGAAGGTGAGCAATTACAGCCTCGAAAATTAGAGTCTTCATAATCCATAGCAGATCAAACTTGAAAGTGTCCAAGGGCTCCACCCTAAGCTGACGTGAATAAGCATAAAAAAACATGCACCTGTACAATCTTGATCAAGCATCCTGTGAGCACAATCTCAAGCAATAAACCGGATCCACATCCCACTCATAGAAAGTAGCTTTGAAATTTTTTGCTCTTGCTTTCAACCACCACCACGAGCGCATTTTAATCAGTTCCAAAACAGATAACAGATCAACCTGACCTCCTCTGGACATAATTGAGTTCCTTAGGAGCCAAATACTCCATATTGTTGCAAACCAAGTAACCTTCCACAACGCATCCATCCTTTTTCCTTGCCTCCACTGCACGTGCTGGAGAATCCCATCCTGCGGAAGCACAATGCTATCAAAACCCAGCCATTTATTACATTGCACCCAGATCATATATGAAACTCTGCAGGAGAAGAATAAGTGATTCGTGGTCTCCACTCTCCCCTTCCTCGTTGCACATCCAGCATAAACCACCATTATTGTTCTAAAATGTCACCCTTCTTTTCAGTAAATTATCCATTGTTGGCAATCTCTGTAGTCCAATTTTCCAAGCCAGTGCTGCTACCTTGGAAGGAACCAAACTGCACCATATCTTCTTGAAAAATCTGTTGTGATCAGCAGCTTCATTTCCCGCTTATGAATTTCCTGCTGCCCAAATAAGACCATACGCTGACTTGACAGTATATACCTTTGATGCTTCTTGAGTCCAATGCCATTTATCACATGTTCCTCTTAATAGATGAACACTTTCAATTTCCTGCATGAAATCAGTGTAGATCCTCTTTTCCCATTCAAAAAAAGACCTCCTCCATAACAACCTCCATTCCCACCCGACTTCCCCCCAACACCTATGTCCCCAATACACTTTGTTTTTTGGTCAGACACTTGGAAAAGTCTATCATACTTTGATTCTAATCTATCATTCCCTACCCATAAGTCTGTCCAAAACTTCGTCTCATTCCCATTACCCACACTTTTCCTCACATTTCCCGCAAACCAATCCCCATACTTCCCACTATAGCACACACTACCCACATCCCTCCACCATGAGGACCCTTTTAAAAAACACTCAACGTTCCCCACTTCACCCCCCCCCCCATACTTTGAGGCTAACACCTTTACCCATATACTACCCCTCTCATTAAGAACTCTCCAACCCCATTTTCCTAACAAAGCTGTGTTAAAAGCAATGATATCCTTCACCCCCAATCCCCCCTTATCTCTTGGCAAACACACTCTATCCCACTTAAcccaatttatttttctctc from Lotus japonicus ecotype B-129 chromosome 2, LjGifu_v1.2 includes:
- the LOC130736986 gene encoding uncharacterized protein LOC130736986, with protein sequence MMLQWSELRNVSDRVVWDMFPYALVWTIWLERNAVTFNNKEFSVQYMWDLHIARVAWWVKASWKSCPYSAVHFAQGPQFVYLPKPVKTRIQQQWKPPAEPILKLNVDSSSLGTPGRSGVGGVLRNHRGMMVGYFALHVEDMWAYEAEVHAIYQALLFSEQFKFKTLVIESDSTLAVGWVANRGRRPWKLFQILSKIDHLMQLVNCLSVTHVLRECNGVADILAKSGRDGSVVAWQVCDEGTPFTITGGL